In Portunus trituberculatus isolate SZX2019 chromosome 46, ASM1759143v1, whole genome shotgun sequence, a single window of DNA contains:
- the LOC123519977 gene encoding salivary glue protein Sgs-3-like, producing the protein MPSSSPPSSIPTTSSMTITPDSPPSLTSTTTTQSPQTRPDESRTTTEAPITIPPTPPPTAMAAESTRVTETPSLFSQESTSTNSEVTIYNTELDEETSTIPANSSRSTTGSPASTSSVPLPCPQPTVSESANVCMTPACKTLAARMLDLMDPSVTRPCEVFGIMAHNGRPWRGMSTLYKCQNA; encoded by the exons atgccatcttcatcaccaccttcatccATTCCAACAACAAGTTCCATGACTATCACTCCtgattcaccaccatcactaacaagCACAACCACAACTCAGTCACCACAAACACGGCCTGATGAATCAAGAACAACCACAGAAGCACCTATTACTATTCCACCAACACCCCCTCCGACTGCTATGGCAGCTGAGTCCACCAGAGTCACAGAGACACCATCCTTGTTCAGCCAAGAATCCACCAGCACCAACTCTGAGGTCACAATTTACAACACAGAGCTTGATGAGGAAACATCAACCATCCCTGCCAACAGTTCCAGGTCCACCACAGGTTCTCCGGCATCCACGTCATCAGTGCCACTTCCTTGCCCTCAGCCTACTGTTTCAGAAT CTGCAAATGTGTGTATGACCCCTGCATGCAAGACCCTGGCAGCACGCATGCTGGATTTGATGGACCCCTCTGTGACGAGGCCTTGTGAG GTATTCGGTATAATGGCACACAACGGCAGACCCTGGAGGGGTATGAGCACCTTGTACAAGTGTCAGAATGCTTAA
- the LOC123519787 gene encoding protein ZBED8-like, which produces MERGTAENSYLLMQLHRSMSERLRDATSRYSDAFYNKKRNYDNNYLDFGFTSITDKGVVKPQCVICHKILTAEPLRSSKLRLHLETKHPQHVGKDRSFFSRQELSMKRQRLDASGSFHQQNAAVCAKTMVKLVLGEKSAEKLSTISLSNNTVQRRISQISNDIKEQVVQEIKRAGLFSIQLDESTDVQSCSQLLAFVRYVHDEDLKEEFLFCEPLEQSTKGEDVMQKLTEFFESEGLDWGNLCGICTDGAPAMLGSQSGFVTRVIQKAPNAIPLHCMIHRQALASKTLPSELQDTLNTIIKTVNFVKGSALNTRLFKRLCQDMDAAHETLLFHTAVRWLSKGNVVQRVFELREEISLFLRIQNKQDLLSAWSADSFEIRLAYLVDIFRQLNTLNLELQGKGSLIIDFVDKIKAFIRKMENWRRKVGMGNLAMLETVSEIVEKCDAATQNLITQHLEALEGEFKRYIPDIQSLISRLVRAPFTAPVTCIPDDNDNGQTELLTLQEDSRAKMKFETESLTADHPAGDTDAPSPKSSDLGRNGGRWEVIGRHFSLAQIERNLKYELLNLPVPRTVRNLKQDQNLPSRGHRCQGIGHPPAFKVPLEGRGNWDMETLGALTVGLVIWILSDAYTHHHHRHLRPHPRHPRCSEENKEGQEKRRKRKLDEEKIDILMAA; this is translated from the exons ATGGAAAGAGGTACTGCAGAGAATTCATACTTGCTTATGCAGTTGCATAGATCTATGTCAGAGCGGCTTCGTGATGCAACCAGCAG GTACAGTGATGCCTTCTATAATAAGAAACGCAACTATGATAACAACTACCTGGATTTTGGATTTACAAGCATCACTGATAAAGGTGTAGTGAAACCTCAGTGTGTGATTTGTCACAAAATACTCACAGCTGAACCATTAAGGTCCAGTAAGCTTAGATTACATCTGGAAACCAAGCATCCTCAACATGTTGGCAAAGATCGTTCCTTCTTTAGTCGACAAGAATTGAGCATGAAGAGACAACGACTTGATGCCAGTGGTTCCTTTCATCAACAAAATGCTGCCGTATGTGCCAAGACAATGGTAAAGCTTGTTTTGGGTGAgaaaagtgctgaaaagctgaGTACTATTTCACTCTCAAATAATACAGTACAACGCCGAATATCCcaaatatctaatgacatcaaagaGCAGGTGGTACAGGAAATCAAAAGAGCTGGATTATTCAGTATTCAACTCGATGAGTCCACTGACGTCCAGTCCTGCTCACAACTCCTGGCTTTTGTAAGGTATGTTCATGATGAGGATCTGAAGGAGGAATTCTTGTTTTGTGAGCCTCTTGAACAATCTACAAAAGGTGAAGATGTAATGCAGAAACTTACAGAATTCTTTGAATCTGAAGGTCTTGACTGGGGCAATCTTTGTGGGATATGCACAGACGGGGCTCCAGCCATGTTGGGTTCTCAGTCAGGTTTTGTTACAAGAGTTATACAAAAAGCACCAAATGCTATCCCTCTTCACTGCATGATCCACAGGCAAGCTCTTGCATCAAAAACGCTACCCTCAGAATTACAGGACACTCTGAATACAATTATAAAGACAGTTAACTTTGTAAAAGGTAGTGCTCTTAACACACGCCTTTTCAAGAGACTCTGCCAAGATATGGATGCAGCTCATGAGACCCTCCTATTTCATACAGCAGTTCGCTGGCTATCAAAAGGAAATGTAGTTCAACGTGTATTTGAGCTCAGAGAAGagatcagcctctttctcagaaTACAGAACAAGCAAGATTTGCTGTCAGCATGGTCTGCAGATAGCTTCGAAATACGGCTAGCCTATCTTGTTGACATATTTAGACAGTTGAACACACTGAACCTGGAACTCCAAGGGAAAGGAAGCTTGATAATCGATTTTGTGGACAAAATCAAAGCTTTCATTCGTAAGATGGAGAATTGGAGGCGCAAAGTTGGAATGGGAAACTTGGCAATGCTGGAGACAGTGTCAGAAATTGTAGAGAAGTGTGATGCTGCTACGCAGAACTTGATTACCCAACATCTTGAGGCCTTGGAAGGGGAGTTTAAAAGATACATCCCAGATATCCAAAGCCTAATTTCTCGGCTAGTAAGGGCCCCCTTCACTGCTCCAGTGACATGCATtcctgatgacaatgataatggcCAAACTGAGCTGTTGACACTTCAGGAGGATTCAAGAGCCAAGATGAAGTTTGAAACTGAATCTCTCACA GCGGATCACCCTGCTGGGGACACTGATGCGCCCTCGCCCAAGAGCAGCGATCTGGGGAGGAACGGTGGCCGGTGGGAAGTGATTGGGAG ACATTTTAGTTTAGCCCAGATTGAACGAAATCTGAAGTACGAGCTTTTAAATTTGCCAGTTCCACGAACTGTGAGAAATTTAAAACAGGATCAGAATCTGCCATCACGAGGACACAGATGCCAGGGAATCGGCCATCCACCAGCATTTAAAG TTCCACTGGAAGGCCGTGGGAATTGGGATATGGAAACCTTGGGAGCCTTGACGGTAGGTCTGGTTATCTGGATTCTGTCTGATGCCTAcacccatcatcatcaccgccacctcCGCCCCCACCCACGTCACCCACGTTgcagtgaagaaaataaggaag gtcaagagaagagaaggaagagaaaactggatgaagagaagattgATATACTTATGGCAGCCTAG